The Rhipicephalus sanguineus isolate Rsan-2018 chromosome 7, BIME_Rsan_1.4, whole genome shotgun sequence genome includes a window with the following:
- the LOC125759252 gene encoding uncharacterized protein LOC125759252, which yields MPTCGFWMSVHVSWGHVMTHGYGGGALSVSTWKQNCGLLGDSSYPLEPCLLTPLPGRPAPGTPENYYNKAHTAMRTVVERCSGVLKSRFQSLQRYRTLLYNPDRAATIIAACAALHDIALAAHEPVLEGHDYDTDDAELLPAAADLPPPQREPAAAQPRSEPVSRTTGPACRAPAQSTPPPATTSAALCGGFRCNEGPGEGTNTLQFVDHVTEKLNLAQLSNDAWPCRLVFAASNSSALACRLPTSRSCGMSWKPRNVLPLSSINFLLPTLRWKLMFVKSFSVCNNFLSVENPLTQRHP from the exons atgccgacctgtggattctggatgtcagtccatgtttcctggggtcatgtcatgactcatGGGTATggtgggggagccctctccgtcagcacctggaagcaaaactgcggcttgcttg gagactccagctatccaTTAGAACCGTGCCTCCTGACACCattgcccggacgaccagctccgGGCACCCCTGAGAActactacaacaaggcccacaccgccatgcgcactGTTGTGGAGAGGTGCAGCGGGGTCCTAAAGAGCAGGTTCCAAAGCTTACAGCGTTATCGGACCTTGCTCTACAATCCCGATCGAGCAGccaccatcattgctgcttgtgcagctctgcacgatatcgcgttggcggcacatgagcctgttctcgaagggcaTGAttacgacaccgacgatgctgagctgctgccagcagcagctgacctaccaccaccacaacgggagccagcagcagcgcaaccgcgtagtgaacctgtttcgaggaccacagggcctgcatgccgagcacctgcgcagagtacgccgccgcctgcaacgacctcggcagcattgtgtg gtggcttccgctgcaatgagggcccgggcgagggtaccaacacCTTGCAgttcgtggaccacgtcaccgagaagttgaacctggcacagctttccaatgatgcctggccctgccgcctggtgtttgcggctagtaactccagcgccttggcctgccggttgcccacatctcgcagctgcggcatgagctggaaaccaagaaatgtgttgccattatcatctataaatttcctgctaccgactcttcgctggaaacttatgttcgtgaagagtttcagtgtgtgcaacaatttcctctctgttgaaaatccactgacccaacggcatccatga